Proteins from a genomic interval of Stenotrophomonas maltophilia R551-3:
- a CDS encoding DUF58 domain-containing protein has product MTDRSLEHVPSVSDGDGLRPQLAELVALRRLAQRPPPPRRGRAGNAGQAPSPLRGRGMEYAESREYVAGDDARHIDWRVTARTGRAHTKLFQAERERVSLIVADTSPSLYFGTRVRFKSVQAARAGAVAAWSAQRRGDRIGALRGSDREPPIAPAGGPRGVLRVLDALTRWYAQPPADDLGLERALDHAGRVLRPGARMLVLADPQQAIRIPPARWSALAQHHDLSLVLLVDPLELQPPSAALQFQTLQQLIGLDLRRSEVQAHWQAHFVEPLQELRRQLGARRVDVQVLSTDAPSDAWLAPSPTEVPA; this is encoded by the coding sequence ATGACCGATCGATCCCTGGAACACGTACCCAGCGTCAGTGACGGTGACGGGCTGCGCCCACAGCTGGCCGAACTGGTGGCACTGCGGCGGCTGGCGCAGCGTCCGCCACCGCCGCGCCGTGGCCGTGCCGGCAATGCCGGGCAGGCGCCGTCGCCGCTGCGTGGGCGCGGCATGGAATATGCCGAGTCGCGCGAGTACGTGGCCGGCGACGATGCACGCCATATCGACTGGCGGGTGACCGCACGGACCGGTCGTGCCCATACCAAGTTGTTCCAGGCCGAGCGCGAGCGGGTCAGCCTGATCGTGGCCGATACTTCACCGTCGCTGTACTTCGGCACCCGCGTGCGCTTCAAGTCGGTGCAGGCCGCACGCGCCGGCGCCGTCGCCGCGTGGTCGGCGCAGCGCCGTGGCGATCGCATCGGCGCCTTGCGTGGCAGCGACCGTGAACCACCGATTGCCCCCGCAGGCGGTCCGCGCGGCGTGCTGCGCGTGCTCGACGCACTGACCCGCTGGTATGCGCAGCCGCCTGCCGATGATCTGGGCCTGGAGCGCGCGCTGGACCACGCCGGCCGCGTGCTGCGCCCGGGTGCGCGCATGCTGGTGCTGGCCGATCCGCAGCAGGCCATCCGCATTCCGCCGGCACGCTGGAGCGCGCTGGCCCAGCATCACGACCTCAGCCTGGTGCTGCTGGTCGATCCGCTGGAACTGCAGCCGCCGTCGGCCGCGCTGCAGTTCCAGACCCTGCAGCAGCTCATTGGCCTCGACCTGCGCCGCAGCGAGGTGCAGGCCCATTGGCAGGCGCATTTCGTTGAACCGCTGCAGGAGCTGCGGCGTCAGCTCGGTGCGCGCCGTGTCGACGTGCAGGTGCTGTCCACCGACGCGCCCAGCGATGCCTGGCTGGCACCGTCGCCGACCGAGGTGCCGGCATGA
- a CDS encoding AAA family ATPase: protein MNLPPPMPETVSPPPAPATSRLHAAFSQLRDALSAEIVGQAALVERLLIALLADGHLLVEGAPGLAKTTAIRALAARLEADFARVQFTPDLLPADLTGTEIWRPQEGRFEFVPGPIFHPILLADEINRAPAKVQSALLEAMGERQVTVGRHTYALPPLFLVMATQNPIEQEGTFPLPEAQLDRFLMHVRIGYPDQAAESEILRLARERARGALGESAPVPEKMPMQDVFDARREVLDLHMAPALERYLIELVLASRDPSRYDAGLGRRIAWGASPRGSIALERCARARAWLADRDFVTPDDVRAVAADVLRHRVLPSYEATAEGWDGERLVQELLARVPAP from the coding sequence ATGAACCTGCCACCGCCGATGCCCGAAACCGTTTCGCCGCCGCCCGCGCCGGCTACCTCCCGCCTGCATGCCGCTTTCAGCCAGCTGCGCGACGCATTGTCGGCCGAGATCGTGGGCCAGGCCGCGCTGGTCGAACGCCTGCTGATCGCCCTGCTGGCCGACGGCCACCTGCTGGTGGAAGGTGCCCCCGGCCTGGCCAAGACCACCGCCATCCGCGCGCTGGCCGCGCGCCTGGAAGCCGACTTCGCACGCGTGCAGTTCACCCCGGACCTGTTGCCGGCCGACCTGACCGGCACCGAGATCTGGCGCCCGCAGGAAGGCCGCTTCGAATTCGTGCCCGGCCCGATTTTCCACCCGATCCTGCTGGCCGACGAAATCAACCGCGCCCCGGCAAAGGTGCAGTCAGCGCTGCTGGAAGCGATGGGCGAGCGCCAGGTCACCGTGGGCCGCCACACCTACGCGTTGCCGCCACTGTTCCTGGTGATGGCCACGCAGAACCCGATCGAGCAGGAAGGCACCTTCCCGCTGCCGGAAGCACAGCTGGATCGCTTCCTGATGCACGTGCGCATTGGTTACCCGGACCAGGCGGCCGAATCGGAAATCCTGCGCCTGGCCCGCGAGCGCGCCCGTGGTGCGTTGGGCGAGTCGGCACCGGTACCGGAAAAGATGCCGATGCAGGATGTGTTCGATGCCCGCCGCGAAGTGCTGGACCTGCACATGGCGCCGGCGCTGGAGCGCTACCTGATCGAGCTGGTGCTGGCCTCGCGTGACCCGTCGCGCTATGACGCCGGCCTCGGCCGCCGCATCGCCTGGGGCGCCAGCCCGCGCGGCTCGATCGCGCTGGAGCGTTGTGCGCGCGCACGCGCCTGGCTGGCGGATCGCGACTTCGTCACCCCCGATGACGTGCGCGCGGTCGCTGCCGACGTGCTGCGCCATCGCGTGCTGCCCAGCTACGAAGCCACCGCCGAGGGTTGGGACGGCGAGCGCCTGGTGCAGGAACTGCTGGCCCGGGTGCCGGCACCCTGA